One window from the genome of Rhizobium sp. Pop5 encodes:
- a CDS encoding FdhF/YdeP family oxidoreductase, with protein MSARSKNRPKIGKGSDVAGGWGAARSTGEILLREHVPRSGPSLLAHQNKADGYMCVSCAWAKPAKPHPMEFCENGAKATAWEITSRRADHAFFATHTLQELEEWSDHDLEEQGRLTHPMRWNSETDKYELVSWQEAFAEIGQELRAVAPRQVDFYTSGRASLEAAYMYQLFARIFGSNNLPDSSNMCHESSSVALPESIGSSVGTAILSDFENCDCIFYMAQNVATSSPRMLHDLQDAVNRGVKIVTFNPLREPGLEHFINPQMPGQMLTGRSTPISSEYYQVRNGGDIAALFGVCKALIEADDALKALGKSKVAGTDAVPKDPSNAAAVAFAASLAAADTRHVLDHDFIQTHTSGFEEFASAARGHDWAELERVSGLTREQMAQAASTYAKAEAVLMIYGMGLTQHVMGVQNVHMVVNLALLRGNIGKPGANICAVRGHSNVQGQRTVGITEKPGLAPLDKLSELFQFQPPTWEGRSTVDTCKAIIQGEAKAFVSLGGNFLRAVPETEAMEEGWRKMRLSVQIATKLNRSHVIHGEIAYLLPCLGRLEIDEQASGPQAVSVESSVAHFHGSRGRARPASKELLSEPAIIAGIAKATLTKGSVPWDEWVGDYSKIRDAIERTYPETFRDFNQRMFQPGGFPRPVPARQRKFATSNKKANFITPSRLFPELDIDPAADEVLNLATLRSNDQFNTTIYGYGDRYRGVDGTRKVVFMNEEDIQRLGLKDGDFVDLTTAIDVSIRRRIAGFRVARHDIPKGCCAAYYPEANPLFPLTHHDAKAKTPSYKLLPVSLRLSGGPSPS; from the coding sequence ATGTCAGCGAGATCGAAAAATCGTCCCAAAATCGGCAAAGGCAGCGATGTAGCAGGCGGATGGGGAGCAGCTAGGTCCACGGGAGAGATCCTGCTGCGCGAGCACGTGCCGCGATCCGGACCGTCGCTGCTTGCCCATCAAAACAAGGCCGACGGCTATATGTGTGTCAGCTGCGCCTGGGCCAAGCCTGCCAAGCCTCATCCGATGGAATTCTGCGAAAACGGTGCGAAGGCAACCGCCTGGGAAATCACCAGCCGGCGGGCTGATCACGCCTTTTTCGCCACCCATACCTTGCAGGAGTTGGAAGAGTGGAGCGATCACGATCTTGAAGAGCAAGGCCGTCTGACCCACCCTATGCGCTGGAACAGCGAAACCGATAAATACGAACTGGTGAGCTGGCAGGAGGCCTTCGCGGAAATCGGCCAGGAGCTACGGGCCGTCGCTCCCCGGCAGGTCGATTTTTACACCTCGGGGCGGGCCTCCCTGGAAGCGGCCTATATGTATCAGCTTTTCGCCCGCATCTTCGGCAGCAACAACCTGCCCGACTCTTCCAACATGTGTCACGAAAGCTCCTCGGTCGCGCTGCCGGAAAGTATCGGCTCCTCTGTGGGTACGGCGATCCTTTCCGATTTCGAGAATTGCGACTGCATTTTCTATATGGCCCAGAACGTTGCTACCTCGTCGCCGAGAATGCTTCACGACCTCCAGGATGCCGTCAACAGAGGCGTGAAGATCGTCACCTTCAATCCGTTGCGTGAACCCGGCCTCGAACATTTCATCAATCCGCAAATGCCAGGGCAGATGCTGACTGGCCGCTCGACGCCGATCTCCTCGGAATATTACCAGGTGAGAAACGGCGGTGACATTGCAGCGCTGTTTGGCGTCTGTAAGGCGCTGATCGAAGCCGACGATGCGCTGAAGGCATTGGGAAAGAGCAAGGTCGCTGGCACCGACGCTGTGCCAAAAGATCCGTCGAACGCTGCAGCGGTCGCCTTTGCCGCCTCGTTGGCGGCAGCCGACACCAGGCATGTGCTGGACCATGATTTCATCCAGACACACACATCCGGCTTCGAAGAATTCGCCAGTGCAGCACGCGGACATGACTGGGCCGAGCTGGAGCGGGTGTCGGGTCTGACTCGCGAACAGATGGCCCAGGCGGCAAGCACCTATGCCAAGGCCGAAGCCGTACTGATGATTTACGGTATGGGGCTGACCCAGCATGTGATGGGCGTTCAGAACGTTCATATGGTGGTCAACCTCGCCCTTTTGCGCGGCAATATCGGAAAACCCGGCGCCAATATCTGCGCTGTGCGAGGCCACTCGAACGTTCAGGGGCAGCGCACGGTCGGGATAACGGAAAAGCCGGGGCTGGCGCCCCTCGACAAGCTCTCGGAGCTATTCCAGTTCCAGCCGCCAACCTGGGAGGGGCGCTCGACCGTCGATACCTGCAAGGCGATCATACAAGGCGAAGCGAAGGCCTTCGTCAGCCTGGGCGGCAATTTCCTGCGCGCCGTTCCCGAAACGGAAGCAATGGAAGAGGGTTGGCGAAAGATGCGCCTGAGCGTCCAGATCGCCACCAAGCTCAACCGCAGCCATGTCATTCATGGCGAGATCGCCTATCTCTTGCCCTGTCTCGGCCGCCTAGAAATCGACGAACAAGCAAGCGGTCCGCAAGCTGTCTCTGTCGAAAGCTCTGTGGCGCATTTCCACGGATCACGCGGGAGGGCAAGGCCCGCCAGCAAGGAACTCCTTTCGGAGCCCGCGATCATCGCCGGCATTGCCAAGGCAACACTGACGAAAGGCAGTGTTCCCTGGGACGAATGGGTCGGCGATTATTCGAAAATCCGCGATGCGATTGAAAGGACCTATCCCGAAACCTTCAGAGATTTCAACCAACGCATGTTCCAGCCTGGCGGCTTCCCACGGCCGGTTCCGGCGCGGCAGCGCAAATTTGCCACGTCCAACAAGAAGGCCAATTTCATAACGCCGTCACGGCTCTTTCCAGAGCTCGACATCGACCCGGCGGCCGACGAGGTTCTCAACCTCGCCACGTTGCGTTCGAATGACCAGTTCAACACGACAATCTACGGCTATGGTGACCGCTACCGCGGTGTGGACGGCACGAGAAAGGTCGTCTTCATGAACGAGGAGGACATCCAACGGTTGGGTTTGAAGGACGGCGACTTCGTGGATCTGACGACCGCAATCGATGTCTCCATAAGGCGTCGTATCGCCGGCTTCAGAGTCGCCCGGCATGATATACCAAAGGGATGTTGCGCGGCCTATTACCCCGAGGCCAACCCGCTTTTTCCGCTGACCCACCATGACGCCAAAGCCAAGACTCCATCTTACAAGCTGTTGCCGGTGAGCCTCCGCCTCTCCGGCGGCCCGTCGCCATCCTGA
- a CDS encoding c-type cytochrome — protein MLGIGAALGWIRHPRQYRADPPVTSALDQFRLMPDRIAGTPPDVYFALGKPYETTALDLSQGKRLYSWFGCSSCHGDGRGGTGPSFLDGWWFYGSEMVSVVASIRDGRPHGMPSFATRMTSDQIWQLAGYVRTIGAYSALYTAPSRNDDKHTRPSENRAPAASLFEMGPAGFRSDRGVQP, from the coding sequence ATGCTTGGGATCGGGGCGGCACTGGGTTGGATAAGGCATCCCAGACAATATCGCGCCGATCCGCCCGTCACATCAGCCCTCGACCAGTTCCGGCTGATGCCTGACCGGATCGCGGGAACGCCGCCGGACGTCTATTTTGCCCTCGGCAAACCTTACGAGACGACGGCCCTCGACCTCAGCCAGGGCAAGCGGCTTTATTCCTGGTTCGGCTGCTCTAGTTGCCATGGAGATGGACGCGGTGGAACTGGTCCCTCGTTTCTTGATGGCTGGTGGTTCTATGGTTCCGAAATGGTATCGGTCGTGGCATCTATTCGCGACGGACGGCCTCACGGCATGCCGTCTTTCGCGACCAGGATGACGAGCGACCAGATCTGGCAGCTTGCCGGTTATGTCAGGACGATCGGCGCTTATTCGGCTCTCTATACGGCGCCGAGCCGGAACGACGATAAGCATACGAGACCGTCGGAGAACCGCGCACCGGCCGCGAGTCTTTTCGAGATGGGGCCGGCCGGCTTCCGCTCCGATCGGGGTGTCCAGCCTTGA
- the coxB gene encoding cytochrome c oxidase subunit II, with product MKIVPACMLFLSGCAGRQSALDAGGPSALALENLMFLFVTVCGIVFVLVMGVMAWALVRRRNHPPGRPQTERSMGWVVAGAIVATVVVTTFLTAASFYATPSLERGQANPPTIVVRGQQWWWQFTYLDPDPTKSFQTANELHIPVGTDVRLRLEASDVIHSFWVPNLTGKQDLVPGRENALTLNASKPGVYRGQCAEFCGLQHSHMALLIVAEEPEDYVRWIEAQRGAAAAPMEGDAAAGKLVFMSKPCAACHTIRGTAASGTSGPDLTHVARRSTIGAGLMANTRGSMAAWIADPQTQKPGNNMPLVPVTSEELRQLSAYMSALR from the coding sequence TTGAAAATTGTCCCGGCATGCATGTTGTTTCTCTCGGGTTGTGCCGGTAGGCAATCGGCGCTGGATGCGGGCGGGCCGTCCGCATTGGCGCTCGAGAACCTCATGTTTCTATTCGTCACCGTCTGCGGCATCGTCTTCGTGCTTGTCATGGGCGTCATGGCATGGGCTTTGGTTCGTCGGAGGAACCACCCGCCTGGCAGGCCGCAGACAGAGCGATCCATGGGGTGGGTCGTAGCCGGCGCAATCGTGGCAACTGTCGTCGTCACAACCTTCCTGACCGCCGCCAGCTTCTATGCAACGCCCAGCCTCGAACGCGGGCAAGCCAATCCACCGACGATCGTCGTTCGCGGGCAGCAATGGTGGTGGCAGTTCACCTACCTCGATCCCGATCCTACAAAGAGCTTCCAGACAGCCAACGAGCTGCATATCCCCGTCGGCACCGACGTCCGCCTTCGGCTGGAGGCGAGCGACGTCATCCATTCCTTTTGGGTGCCGAACCTCACAGGAAAGCAGGATCTTGTTCCAGGACGCGAAAATGCGCTGACCCTGAATGCCAGCAAACCCGGCGTCTACCGCGGTCAGTGCGCCGAATTCTGCGGCCTGCAGCACAGCCATATGGCATTGCTGATCGTCGCCGAGGAACCGGAGGACTATGTCCGATGGATTGAAGCGCAAAGGGGCGCGGCAGCCGCCCCGATGGAAGGTGATGCCGCGGCGGGAAAGCTCGTCTTCATGAGCAAGCCCTGCGCCGCCTGTCACACGATCCGCGGCACCGCGGCATCGGGCACGTCAGGCCCTGACCTTACCCATGTCGCCAGGCGAAGCACGATCGGCGCGGGATTGATGGCGAATACGCGCGGATCGATGGCCGCATGGATTGCCGATCCCCAGACGCAGAAACCAGGAAACAACATGCCGCTGGTCCCCGTCACCAGCGAAGAGCTGCGGCAACTGAGCGCCTATATGAGTGCGTTGCGATGA
- the ctaD gene encoding cytochrome c oxidase subunit I has translation MTGDRKGPSPADLAAGNEEAEAVLRRTWATPSGLLAALSTVDHKIIGRRYIATAFVFMMLGGVLALAMRIQLAFPESRFISADRYNEIFTVHGSNMMFLFAVPVMEAMAVYLVPLMVGTRNIAFPRLNAFSYWIFLAGGLLLWISLALDTAPDVGWFAYVPLSGPQYGPGKRADIWAQMITFTEVSALAVAVEIVVTVFKLRAPGMWLDRIPIFVWSMLVTAFLVIMAMPAIMLASSSLILDRLVGTQFFNPAEGGDVLLWQHLFWFFGHPEVYIIFLPAVGMVSAMISTFTQRPTFGYLPLVLAMIATGVLAFGLWVHHMFVAGLPRVGSSFFTASSMAIAIPAGTQIFCWLATLWDGRPVFKVPMLFIIGFLITFVIGGLTGVMVASVPFDTQVHDTYFVVAHFHYVLIGGSVFPLIGAIYYWFPKMTGRMMSERLGRWAFGLIFIGFHLTFFPMHILGLQGMPRRVYTYPPELPWAGLNLFVSLSSAILAAGFLVFFIDVLRSFRDGPPAGANPWNASTLEWAMPSPPPPYNFRHIPVVESREPLWTPGETLPVATGLRLDRRELIVSSVTSGDPEARESSPADSIWPFLAAIATSIMLIASIFSPWAVIWGAIPVAITLTGWFWPKQTPEDES, from the coding sequence ATGACCGGGGACAGGAAAGGTCCCTCCCCCGCCGATCTGGCTGCCGGCAATGAAGAGGCCGAAGCCGTTCTCCGGCGCACATGGGCGACGCCATCAGGGTTGCTGGCGGCACTCTCCACCGTCGATCACAAGATCATTGGGCGACGCTATATCGCGACAGCTTTCGTCTTCATGATGCTTGGGGGGGTGCTGGCGCTGGCAATGCGCATCCAACTCGCCTTCCCTGAGTCCCGTTTCATCAGCGCGGACCGCTATAACGAGATCTTCACCGTGCATGGGAGCAACATGATGTTCCTCTTTGCCGTACCGGTGATGGAGGCAATGGCGGTCTATCTTGTTCCGCTGATGGTCGGAACCCGCAACATCGCCTTTCCTCGGCTGAACGCCTTCTCCTACTGGATCTTCCTCGCTGGCGGGCTGCTTCTGTGGATTTCTCTAGCCCTCGATACGGCCCCCGATGTCGGATGGTTCGCCTACGTGCCTCTTTCAGGCCCGCAATACGGACCGGGTAAGCGGGCCGACATCTGGGCACAGATGATAACTTTCACGGAAGTCTCCGCCCTTGCCGTCGCCGTCGAGATCGTTGTGACCGTCTTCAAGCTGCGCGCCCCTGGCATGTGGCTCGACCGCATTCCGATCTTCGTCTGGTCGATGCTCGTCACTGCCTTCCTGGTCATCATGGCGATGCCGGCGATCATGCTTGCCAGTTCGTCGCTCATTCTCGACCGGCTGGTCGGCACGCAATTCTTCAATCCGGCGGAAGGCGGAGATGTCCTCCTCTGGCAACATCTGTTCTGGTTCTTTGGTCATCCCGAGGTTTATATCATTTTCCTGCCTGCTGTCGGCATGGTCTCCGCAATGATCTCAACATTCACGCAGCGCCCGACCTTCGGCTATTTGCCGCTGGTGCTGGCGATGATTGCGACAGGGGTTCTCGCTTTCGGTCTGTGGGTACACCACATGTTCGTGGCCGGACTGCCCCGCGTAGGCAGCAGTTTCTTCACCGCATCGAGCATGGCGATCGCGATCCCGGCCGGGACCCAGATCTTCTGTTGGCTGGCAACGCTGTGGGATGGCCGTCCCGTCTTCAAAGTACCGATGCTTTTCATTATCGGCTTCCTGATTACCTTTGTCATCGGCGGGCTGACTGGCGTCATGGTGGCGTCGGTGCCTTTCGATACCCAGGTTCACGACACCTATTTCGTAGTCGCCCATTTCCACTATGTGCTGATCGGCGGATCCGTCTTTCCTCTCATCGGCGCTATATACTACTGGTTCCCGAAAATGACCGGCCGGATGATGAGCGAAAGGCTCGGCCGTTGGGCCTTCGGCCTAATCTTCATCGGTTTCCACCTGACCTTCTTCCCAATGCACATCCTCGGCCTGCAAGGCATGCCGCGGCGTGTCTATACCTATCCGCCTGAATTGCCCTGGGCGGGCCTGAACCTCTTCGTCAGCCTTAGTTCCGCCATCCTGGCGGCGGGTTTTCTGGTCTTTTTCATCGACGTTCTGCGCAGTTTCCGGGATGGGCCGCCAGCGGGCGCAAATCCCTGGAATGCCTCAACACTGGAATGGGCAATGCCCTCGCCCCCGCCTCCTTATAATTTCCGGCACATTCCCGTGGTCGAATCCCGGGAACCGCTCTGGACGCCGGGTGAGACGCTGCCGGTGGCAACCGGATTGCGACTTGACCGACGCGAACTGATCGTCAGTAGCGTCACGTCAGGCGATCCGGAAGCCCGGGAATCCTCGCCAGCAGATTCCATTTGGCCATTTCTGGCAGCCATTGCCACGAGTATCATGCTGATCGCCTCGATCTTCAGCCCTTGGGCGGTCATCTGGGGCGCTATCCCCGTGGCCATTACGCTGACCGGGTGGTTCTGGCCAAAGCAGACGCCGGAGGACGAGTCGTGA
- a CDS encoding cytochrome c oxidase subunit 3 produces the protein MKERIALDLSKLPPHGMGTASLTFWGTSAFMLIEGTGFALAIAVYFYLMSLAPQWPIEAPPPDLLAGTILTLLLLVSAVPNIFISRWAKQRDLRKVRAGLVVMAILGLLPLVLRAFEFSALHIGWDDDAYGSIVWTLLGLHTTHIVTDIVDTIVLACLMFSKHGDNARRYGDVEDNALYWNFVVLIWLPIYGCIYWVPRL, from the coding sequence GTGAAAGAACGCATAGCGCTCGATCTGTCGAAACTTCCACCGCATGGTATGGGCACTGCGAGCCTGACCTTCTGGGGCACCAGTGCCTTCATGCTGATAGAAGGTACGGGCTTCGCTCTGGCGATCGCTGTCTATTTTTACCTGATGAGCCTGGCGCCCCAGTGGCCGATCGAAGCCCCTCCTCCCGATCTTCTTGCCGGCACGATCCTCACCCTGCTGCTACTTGTCAGCGCGGTACCGAACATTTTCATATCGCGATGGGCGAAGCAGAGGGACCTCCGAAAGGTACGCGCGGGACTGGTCGTCATGGCGATTCTCGGCCTTCTTCCCCTCGTACTCCGTGCCTTCGAATTTTCGGCCCTCCATATCGGCTGGGACGACGACGCCTATGGATCGATCGTCTGGACCCTTCTAGGCCTGCATACGACCCACATCGTCACCGACATCGTCGATACCATCGTTCTTGCCTGCCTGATGTTTTCAAAGCATGGAGACAATGCGCGGCGCTATGGCGACGTCGAGGACAACGCGCTCTACTGGAACTTTGTCGTCCTGATCTGGCTTCCCATTTACGGATGCATCTACTGGGTGCCGCGGCTATGA
- a CDS encoding cytochrome c oxidase assembly protein: MRTGTAFIFLAAIAASQPAIAHDHAHSSSLPWTADPWILAPLGFSAILYGWGSLRFRARSPASRRSVVRQTLTFWSGWLVLAGALASPLHWLGERLFSVHMIEHELVMAVSAPLIVLARPSAMLLWGLPKTIRLQTGKALANKTVRRAWIFLTSGTVATLVHGMMIWAWHAPVLFDAAVESVPLHRLQHLCFFASAILFWWSVIWKTNRGLAAWHLFLTMLHMSILGALIALSPTVLYALQTRASVQWGLLPLEDQQMAGLVMWVPAGIIYAAVALALTALWIRDSGKGGAGGTRIVAR; encoded by the coding sequence ATGAGAACCGGGACAGCATTCATTTTTCTTGCTGCCATTGCGGCAAGCCAACCGGCAATCGCACATGACCATGCGCATTCGAGTTCGCTCCCATGGACTGCCGATCCCTGGATACTCGCGCCGCTTGGTTTCAGCGCAATCCTTTACGGCTGGGGCAGCCTTCGCTTCCGGGCGCGATCACCTGCAAGCCGCCGTTCCGTTGTGCGTCAGACCCTGACCTTCTGGTCTGGCTGGCTCGTTCTTGCCGGCGCGCTTGCCTCCCCGCTGCATTGGCTGGGAGAACGGCTCTTTAGTGTCCATATGATCGAGCATGAACTTGTCATGGCGGTTTCCGCACCGCTCATTGTGCTTGCGCGCCCGTCAGCGATGCTGCTCTGGGGCCTTCCAAAAACCATCAGGCTCCAGACAGGAAAGGCCCTGGCCAACAAGACAGTGCGCCGGGCATGGATCTTCCTCACTAGCGGCACGGTTGCGACGTTGGTGCACGGCATGATGATCTGGGCATGGCACGCGCCGGTCCTGTTCGACGCTGCCGTCGAAAGTGTTCCCCTCCATCGACTGCAGCATCTTTGCTTTTTTGCAAGCGCCATCCTGTTCTGGTGGTCGGTCATCTGGAAGACCAACAGGGGGCTTGCCGCCTGGCATCTCTTCCTGACCATGCTGCACATGAGCATTCTCGGCGCCCTCATCGCGCTTTCACCGACGGTGCTTTATGCCCTACAGACACGAGCCTCGGTGCAATGGGGGCTCTTACCGCTGGAAGATCAGCAAATGGCAGGCCTGGTGATGTGGGTACCCGCAGGGATCATCTACGCCGCTGTGGCTCTAGCGTTGACAGCCCTTTGGATCAGGGATTCTGGAAAGGGAGGCGCAGGTGGAACACGCATCGTCGCCCGTTAG
- a CDS encoding cytochrome c family protein, which yields MEHASSPVRSLRPIIIIGACALSLTAAFALSDIYRGRSERQASAIAMTKGDPSHAPMIFRRYGCSGCHTIPGIEGADGKVGGDLSGLRERVYIAGVLNNSADNLVGWIVAPQAYSPKTAMPATGISDKEARDLAAYLFAH from the coding sequence GTGGAACACGCATCGTCGCCCGTTAGATCGCTTCGCCCAATCATCATCATCGGCGCGTGTGCGCTGAGCCTGACCGCGGCATTCGCTTTGAGCGACATCTATCGTGGGCGATCCGAAAGGCAAGCCAGTGCGATCGCGATGACAAAAGGCGACCCTTCGCACGCGCCGATGATTTTTCGTCGATACGGATGCAGCGGGTGTCATACTATTCCCGGCATAGAAGGTGCCGACGGCAAGGTGGGCGGCGATCTGTCTGGTCTGCGCGAGCGGGTCTATATTGCGGGCGTGCTCAACAATTCCGCCGACAACCTCGTCGGCTGGATCGTCGCGCCGCAGGCCTATTCTCCAAAGACCGCGATGCCGGCCACCGGAATATCCGACAAGGAGGCGCGCGACCTCGCCGCCTATCTCTTTGCCCACTAG
- a CDS encoding cytochrome c, with amino-acid sequence MLKGAWLFSIAIAAILIVFSTTWLLTRPHVPFAADDPGLTPGDAERGRLVFAAGDCASCHASPGQPDRLKLGGDLALASPYGTFRTPNISPDRQAGIGSWSVADLANALIAGVSPAGQHYYPVFPYASYTGMKLDDVRDLYAFLHTLGPVADRPQPHDIALLFRIRRFVGFWKILFFHERRSEGVLNGDPVHDRGAYLVEVLGHCAECHASRNLFGAIEPKTRFAGGVSSEGVGFNPNITPVGIGSWSEDDIVEMLKSGKTPDHGYVGWSMADVVKNTSELPDADRIAIALYLKSLPPRPTPHP; translated from the coding sequence ATGTTGAAAGGCGCCTGGCTATTTTCGATCGCCATCGCTGCGATCCTCATTGTCTTCTCGACGACCTGGCTGCTGACCAGGCCGCATGTTCCCTTCGCTGCCGACGATCCGGGGCTGACACCAGGAGATGCCGAGCGCGGCCGGCTGGTATTTGCTGCGGGCGATTGCGCCTCCTGCCATGCGTCTCCGGGCCAGCCGGATCGCCTGAAACTAGGGGGCGATCTCGCGCTGGCCTCGCCCTACGGAACCTTCAGGACCCCCAATATCTCGCCCGACCGCCAAGCCGGCATCGGATCGTGGTCGGTGGCTGATTTGGCCAACGCTTTGATTGCCGGGGTATCGCCGGCGGGGCAGCATTATTACCCGGTCTTTCCCTACGCCAGCTATACCGGAATGAAACTCGACGACGTCAGGGATCTTTACGCCTTTCTGCATACTCTTGGACCGGTTGCTGATCGGCCGCAACCGCATGACATCGCCCTGCTGTTCCGCATCCGGCGGTTCGTCGGCTTCTGGAAGATTCTGTTCTTTCACGAACGCCGATCCGAGGGGGTCTTGAACGGTGATCCCGTTCATGATCGCGGCGCTTATCTCGTGGAGGTGCTCGGTCATTGCGCCGAATGCCACGCCTCTCGCAACCTCTTTGGCGCAATAGAACCGAAAACTCGGTTTGCTGGCGGAGTGAGTTCTGAGGGCGTCGGTTTCAATCCGAACATCACGCCAGTGGGCATCGGCTCATGGTCGGAGGATGATATCGTGGAGATGCTCAAAAGCGGTAAGACGCCAGATCACGGCTATGTCGGCTGGTCGATGGCTGATGTCGTTAAGAATACGTCGGAACTCCCCGATGCCGACCGCATTGCCATCGCTCTATACCTGAAGTCGCTGCCGCCGCGCCCGACGCCCCATCCCTAA
- the ampC gene encoding class C beta-lactamase produces MNKCWYLVALFISALSSNASIARADEFGEKAQTSFEPLVKEYDIPGLVVGVTRNGKHEFYALGLASRADNRPVTPDTLFELGSISKIFNVTLAALAEERGNLSLGDTVARHICADACSIGDKLTLLDLATHHSGGLPLQVPDGVSNINGLVNWLKDWHPPQPGTRSYSNVSIGMLGYISGKATGSDYKQVAQDVLFPAFGLRHTWIDVPKSELNQYAFGYDRKTNAPIRVNPGVLDAEAYGVKSSVRDMLKVLDVELGHGNASDELRKAVERTQEGHYKTAFFTQDMIWEQYPWPADLQTMVSGNGYDFIMKPQPIEKISPSLPPQKDVILNKTGSTNGFGGYIAIVPSEDIGVVVLANKNYPNEARVKATYSLIKALLSRE; encoded by the coding sequence ATGAACAAGTGTTGGTATCTGGTGGCACTTTTCATATCGGCGCTTTCCTCAAATGCCTCAATTGCAAGGGCCGACGAATTTGGTGAGAAGGCGCAAACTTCGTTCGAACCCTTAGTGAAGGAATACGATATTCCTGGACTCGTGGTCGGAGTAACAAGGAACGGGAAACATGAGTTTTATGCGCTCGGGTTGGCGTCGCGTGCCGACAACCGCCCGGTCACGCCCGATACGCTCTTTGAGCTTGGCTCAATAAGCAAGATTTTCAACGTGACGCTGGCGGCATTGGCTGAGGAACGCGGAAACCTCAGCCTCGGTGACACGGTAGCACGCCACATCTGTGCCGACGCATGTTCCATTGGCGACAAGCTCACACTCCTGGATTTGGCAACTCATCACTCGGGCGGGCTGCCGTTGCAAGTGCCGGACGGCGTCTCAAACATAAATGGGTTGGTGAACTGGCTGAAGGATTGGCACCCGCCGCAACCGGGAACGCGTAGCTACTCTAACGTCAGCATCGGAATGCTCGGCTATATATCTGGCAAGGCTACGGGCTCCGACTACAAGCAGGTTGCGCAAGACGTACTCTTTCCTGCGTTTGGCCTACGCCATACTTGGATCGACGTTCCAAAGAGTGAACTGAACCAATATGCTTTCGGCTATGACCGCAAGACCAATGCGCCAATTCGGGTAAACCCTGGAGTCCTGGATGCGGAAGCGTACGGCGTGAAGTCGAGCGTCCGTGACATGCTCAAGGTACTTGATGTGGAGTTGGGACACGGAAACGCTTCCGATGAATTGCGCAAGGCGGTCGAGCGGACCCAGGAAGGGCATTACAAAACTGCCTTTTTCACTCAGGATATGATCTGGGAACAGTACCCCTGGCCCGCCGACCTGCAGACAATGGTGTCTGGCAATGGCTATGATTTCATCATGAAGCCTCAACCGATCGAAAAGATCAGCCCATCACTTCCTCCCCAGAAGGATGTGATCCTTAACAAGACCGGGTCAACGAACGGGTTTGGCGGCTACATCGCTATAGTGCCGAGCGAAGACATCGGCGTGGTCGTGCTAGCTAATAAGAATTACCCAAACGAAGCGCGCGTGAAGGCGACCTATTCTTTAATCAAAGCGTTGCTCTCGAGAGAATAG